The Opitutales bacterium ASA1 genome window below encodes:
- a CDS encoding TolC family protein: MAQEPGPSELSLAEVLRRAAERNPALLARAYDERAAEARIEQAGLRPNPTLEVTLENFAGTGEVQGVGRLEATVQASQTIERGGKRDKRVALAGRERDAAAKAFAARRTDILAAAATAYVQTLAAQQRLALAEEPLRLARETLTAVEGRVQAGAAWSAEAARARAALATAEAEFARAEAALNAARAVLAASWGGTPEEVTSLAGVLCVPDALPTREAAMARLAAHPRLELQQTVIEGYRAALELEQAQAAQDISVGGGVRFLREGSDAALVAGVSIPIPVRNRNQGNIRAARESLAGAEQGVRAVEVELSAEFTAAWHDLSAAHKAAQALSRQALPATEEAYRAVRGAYEQGLLPLIDVLDAQRALVAVRREILDTETDYAVALARLDALTDPTYGAVSTLVSQP, translated from the coding sequence TTGGCGCAGGAACCCGGTCCGTCCGAGCTCTCCCTCGCCGAGGTGCTGCGTCGCGCCGCCGAGCGAAACCCGGCGCTGCTTGCTCGAGCATACGACGAGCGCGCCGCCGAAGCTCGTATCGAGCAGGCCGGTTTGCGGCCGAATCCCACGCTCGAAGTCACGTTGGAGAACTTCGCCGGTACCGGCGAGGTCCAGGGTGTCGGACGACTGGAGGCGACCGTGCAGGCGAGCCAGACGATCGAGCGCGGCGGAAAACGCGACAAACGCGTGGCGCTGGCCGGAAGGGAGCGCGACGCCGCGGCGAAGGCTTTTGCCGCGCGGCGCACGGACATCCTCGCGGCGGCGGCGACAGCTTACGTGCAGACCCTCGCCGCGCAGCAGAGGCTGGCGCTCGCCGAGGAACCGCTGCGTCTGGCGCGCGAAACCCTCACCGCGGTGGAGGGCCGCGTGCAGGCCGGTGCGGCTTGGTCGGCGGAAGCTGCTCGGGCGCGCGCTGCTCTCGCCACGGCCGAGGCGGAGTTTGCCCGGGCTGAAGCGGCGCTGAACGCCGCTCGTGCCGTCCTTGCGGCGAGCTGGGGCGGCACGCCCGAGGAAGTGACCTCGCTCGCGGGTGTCCTGTGCGTGCCGGATGCGCTACCGACGCGCGAGGCCGCGATGGCTCGTCTGGCGGCGCACCCTCGTCTCGAGCTTCAGCAGACCGTGATCGAAGGCTATCGCGCCGCCCTCGAACTCGAGCAGGCGCAGGCCGCGCAGGACATCTCCGTCGGAGGCGGTGTTCGCTTTCTGCGGGAGGGATCGGACGCGGCTCTCGTCGCCGGTGTTTCGATACCGATTCCCGTCCGCAATCGCAACCAAGGCAACATCCGCGCCGCGCGCGAATCCCTGGCCGGGGCGGAGCAGGGCGTGCGGGCGGTCGAAGTCGAACTGAGCGCGGAGTTCACTGCGGCTTGGCACGATCTTTCGGCCGCGCACAAGGCAGCGCAAGCCCTCAGCCGGCAGGCGCTCCCGGCGACCGAGGAGGCGTATCGAGCCGTGCGCGGTGCTTACGAGCAGGGTCTGCTTCCGTTGATCGACGTCCTCGACGCGCAGCGGGCGCTGGTGGCCGTTCGTCGGGAGATTCTGGATACCGAGACCGACTACGCGGTCGCGCTCGCCCGCCTCGACGCCCTCACCGACCCGACCTACGGGGCGGTTTCCACCCTCGTTTCGCAGCCCTGA
- a CDS encoding ABC transporter ATP-binding protein codes for MKRSPPGGSTLAPPSTATLPEGLTLTVRREEDDEPDQRPLEFGLIRRLFGYTARHARKRNALVVLTFVRSIQLPLVTWSLTEVITGPIARRDVDAIHYGVLFYACMALLADFVFHFRQRFALELGEAVVLDLRRAVFAHLQRMPMSFYNRTKLGRIISRLTSDIETVRVGVQDVFFVGIVQVGQMLVTAALMFWIDRVLFGVVALLAPVLWAINRHFRKKLSRSLRAVQESFSRVTSTIAESVSGMRVTQGFVREELNAGVFRQLSATHSRNNMAVARNSALLTPLLELNSQFFIAVLVLLGGWRVLEPGSGAEIGDLVKFFFLANLFFAPVLTLGNQYNNALTAMAGAERVFRLLDLVPEWEDAPGARDLEDPRERPRATVSASASASAGAGPPVGAAVEFRGVAFGYDPARPVLHGIDFVAAPGQTVALVGHTGSGKSSIVNLVSKFYLPTAGEILIDGREIRTITSRSLHRQMGIVLQQNFLFSGTLLDNIRFGRPGATDEEVVEAVRSLDCLELMAELPRGLETIVGERGAGISVGQRQVACFARAMLADPRILVLDEATSAIDTLTEARLQRALGRLLQRRTSFVVAHRLSTIRNADLVLVLDHGRIVERGTHDELVAKSGAYAALHRQFNAATTV; via the coding sequence GTGAAACGTTCACCGCCGGGCGGCAGCACGCTTGCACCTCCGTCCACGGCGACGTTGCCGGAGGGCTTGACGCTGACCGTGCGGCGAGAGGAAGACGACGAGCCGGACCAGCGGCCGCTGGAGTTCGGACTCATCCGTCGGCTCTTCGGCTACACCGCCCGGCACGCGCGCAAGCGCAACGCCCTCGTGGTGCTCACGTTCGTGCGCTCCATCCAGCTCCCGCTCGTGACGTGGTCGTTGACCGAAGTGATCACCGGTCCGATCGCGCGGCGCGACGTGGATGCGATCCACTACGGCGTGCTCTTCTACGCGTGCATGGCTTTGCTGGCGGACTTCGTCTTCCACTTCCGGCAACGGTTCGCGCTCGAGCTGGGCGAAGCCGTCGTGCTCGACTTGCGCCGCGCGGTCTTCGCGCACCTGCAACGCATGCCGATGAGTTTCTACAACCGCACCAAGCTCGGGCGGATCATCAGCCGGTTGACGTCCGATATCGAGACCGTGCGCGTGGGGGTGCAGGACGTCTTCTTCGTCGGCATCGTGCAGGTGGGGCAGATGCTCGTGACCGCGGCGCTCATGTTCTGGATCGACCGCGTGCTCTTCGGCGTCGTGGCCCTGCTCGCGCCGGTCTTGTGGGCGATCAACCGCCATTTCCGCAAGAAGCTCAGCCGCTCCTTGCGCGCGGTGCAGGAGAGTTTCAGCCGGGTGACTTCGACCATCGCGGAGTCGGTGAGCGGGATGCGCGTCACGCAGGGGTTCGTGCGGGAGGAGCTCAACGCGGGAGTCTTCCGGCAACTCTCCGCGACGCATTCGCGCAACAACATGGCGGTCGCGCGCAACAGCGCGTTGCTCACGCCGCTGCTCGAGCTGAACTCGCAGTTCTTCATCGCGGTCCTCGTGCTGCTCGGTGGTTGGCGCGTGCTCGAGCCCGGCTCGGGGGCCGAGATCGGCGATCTGGTGAAGTTCTTCTTTCTCGCGAACCTGTTCTTCGCGCCGGTCCTGACGCTGGGCAACCAATACAACAACGCCCTCACCGCGATGGCCGGGGCGGAGCGCGTCTTCCGGCTGCTCGATCTCGTACCGGAGTGGGAGGACGCGCCGGGCGCGCGCGATCTGGAGGATCCGCGCGAGCGGCCGCGGGCGACGGTGAGCGCCTCCGCGTCGGCGAGCGCGGGCGCGGGACCGCCGGTCGGCGCGGCGGTCGAGTTTCGCGGGGTGGCGTTCGGCTACGACCCGGCGCGCCCGGTCTTGCACGGCATCGACTTCGTCGCGGCACCGGGGCAGACGGTCGCGCTCGTGGGCCACACCGGCAGCGGCAAGAGTTCGATCGTCAATCTCGTATCCAAGTTCTACCTACCGACCGCGGGCGAGATCCTGATCGACGGGCGCGAGATCCGCACCATCACGAGCCGCTCGCTGCACCGGCAGATGGGGATCGTGTTGCAGCAGAACTTCCTCTTCAGCGGCACGCTGCTCGACAACATCCGCTTCGGCCGCCCCGGGGCGACGGACGAGGAAGTCGTGGAAGCGGTGCGCTCGCTCGATTGCCTCGAGCTGATGGCGGAGCTTCCTCGAGGTTTGGAGACGATCGTGGGCGAGCGCGGGGCGGGCATCTCGGTGGGGCAGCGGCAGGTGGCGTGTTTCGCGCGCGCCATGCTCGCCGATCCGCGCATCCTCGTGTTGGACGAAGCGACCAGCGCGATCGACACGCTGACCGAGGCGCGCCTGCAACGCGCGCTCGGACGCCTCTTGCAGCGGCGCACTTCGTTCGTGGTCGCGCACCGGCTGAGCACCATCCGCAACGCCGATCTCGTGCTCGTGCTCGATCACGGTCGGATCGTGGAGCGGGGCACGCACGACGAACTGGTGGCGAAGAGCGGCGCATACGCGGCGCTGCATCGGCAGTTCAACGCGGCGACGACGGTGTGA